The Zootoca vivipara chromosome 5, rZooViv1.1, whole genome shotgun sequence genome includes the window TGGCTGTCTTCCATCTCCCAGTACAGCGGCAAGATCAAGCACTGGAACCGCTTCCGAGACGTGAGTCCGGATGGAGAGCCCAtgcatgatttattttattttattttttacctcgTAGCATACAAATTCCTCCGCCCCTCTAGCATCCAGGGCAACCCgggagtggggaagggagggaacccGGGGGTGCATGTGCAACGGAGCGATTGGCAGCCTGCaacaattgctgctgctgccgctgtcgAGGATGTAGGTGCAGGCATGGCgtggaggaggcggtggcgggtTGAGGCGGCTCCTCTTGCAGCGCCAACCCGCGTGCAGGTGGCGCGCCGGGAGCCGCCAAGAGCAATCGccagttgcagcagcagctgtaCGCGGAGCAACCGTTGCAAAGGCTTGGGGGGCTCCCAGTGGCTGGTGCACTTGGAGCAGGAAagctgggtgggtaggtggggaaTCTGCACCCGATTCTTTGCACAGCGGCTGTCGAGCAAAAAAGCGGGGTTGCCTGGGAGAGCTGAAGTTGCACTGTAGGTCTCGATTCTTTATTTTAAAACGATCGGGTTAGAGCAAGTGGGATTTGGATGCCCGGCTGTAGCTTTTGCAGCCTTGGGGTTTAATTCCTGttacgcgcacaaacacacaccctcgAGTTTGCTTGGGCGCAGAGCCCCGTCGGAACTCCAGTTTCTTTCAGACGCGGCCAGGCGGAGACCCGCCCTTGCGAACTCCGACGAGCCTTGTGGCGGAGGAGCCGTTTGCTGCAAGGCACGCCACGCAGCGTGTGTTTGTTCCAGCCTGGCACCTCGTCTTCTCGCTTCCTGCTCAGTTTGCCACCTTGTGCAAAATTTCTTTGCTATATATTTAAGGTCCTGGAACAGTAAACGCAGGGTGGAGTTGGGACGGGGCGGGTGGATCGGTTGGTCTTTCTAGTTACTGCAGTGTTGGAGCGGGCACACTTCACTCGccgctcccccccttctttttttttacgGCTGACGCCGGCGAAATCGGACATCAACGAAAGGACAGAGAAAATTGAGGGAGGGGGAATAGTAGATGCAAAGGGAAACGGAGCCACATTATACAGGTGTGCAAACTAAGCAGAAGAGGGAAATCTGCCTGGCGGTGCAATCCTGACTAGTCTACTCGGAAGCAAGCCGCCTTgagctcaataggacttactcctaggtCATTTGGGTGTGTAGGATTGCAACCCCAGCCTCCCTTGTTCTACCACAACTACCGGTACCCACACATAGAAGATTTCTGAGAAATAAATGTGCCTAGTGACTGTTTATGATGGCCACTAGGGAACAGAGAAGCTTCATCTTAAACCCAGATGGCAGATACAGGTCCTCCTTTTTCCAGAGTAAGGGGGGGTGAGGTTCTGGGGTGCTGCTGCTACTGAGGTTGCTCATCTGGCACCAGCTATCAGCAAGAGAGAACAAGGAATGAGTTGGCTTACAAGGAATGAGTTGGCCAAAACTGAGAGGGATTCATTTTCTACAGATTCTTGGGATCCAATACAGGTCAAGGCtcatgtgcttttttaaaaaaataggcacATAGAGAGA containing:
- the LOC132592167 gene encoding uncharacterized protein LOC132592167, which encodes MRAPGCCLVPLLLALALAEGDGKAGKEGDNPGNFMEDEQWLSSISQYSGKIKHWNRFRDVSPDGEPMHDLFYFIFYLVAYKFLRPSSIQGNPGVGKGGNPGVHVQRSDWQPATIAAAAAVEDVGAGMAWRRRWRVEAAPLAAPTRVQVARREPPRAIASCSSSCTRSNRCKGLGGSQWLVHLEQESWVGRWGICTRFFAQRLSSKKAGLPGRAEVAL